Below is a window of Rhizobium jaguaris DNA.
CGATGGTAAAGAGCACCGAGGCTGCACCCTGGGCGGTGTCGGTCACCTGCTGGTCCGGCACTTGACCCTTGCCGATGCTGTCGCGCAGCGCGTTCAGCGGTGCGTAATTGTTGACGAGGTTGTCGCCGACCGAAACGGCATCCAACGCCTTCTGCTTGTCGCCGGCTTTGGCTTCAAGCGCTGCAAGTGCCATCACAGCGCGCATGAATGTGTCGGGGGCCGTTGCGCCGCCCGCCTTGTCGAGAATAGCGTCGTTCAGGTGCGAGCGGGCGGACTTCGTATCACCAATGGTGATGGCAATGGCGCCGGCATGGTAGTTCTTGAAGATGTTGAACCAGTCCGGCCCTCTCATCTTGTCGATCATGCCGATCGCTTCTTTGCCATGGCCGGAGCCGGCACGCGCCCAGGCGAGCAGAAGGCTGTTCATCATCCGGTCGAGATCGTTCGGACCATCATATTTGAGAATGTCCTGGGCGGCTTTGTATTCATGCCGGCGGATGGCGTCCATGCCACGTACGATTGTGGTGACGCGTTCGACCGAGGGATCGTTCTTCAGCTCGTTTGCGTATTTCACGCCCTCTTCGAGATTGCCGTTGAGCAGCAGCGAAATCATCAGTCGCTGGCGGATCTCCGGATTGCCCGGTTCGATCATCAGCGCCTTCTTATAGAGCGAGATCGCAGTGTCGTAGTCATGGTCAACATCGGCGGTGCGAGCAGCAAGAAAAGCGCCTGCGAAGGTGTCGACGCCTTCCGCGTCGAAGGTCACTGGAGCACTGGCCTCCGGCGTTGCCGGAGCATCCTCGGCGCGCGCGCTGTTCAGCGCGGACATCGAGAGGATCGCCGCCAGGGCTGCGCCCGAGAGGAAACGAATGGCAAGTCTCTGCCGCATTAGAAAGCCTTTCATCAAGGGATTGCCGGTAAGCGTGCCGGCGGCACAAATCGTTCGTGTCAATGATTCACAACAGGATGGCTTTTTTGAAGCGGTCCTGCAAGAAATTCGGCCGGTTGCGATCAGTTCACGCGTTCGATGCAGAAATCGATCACTTCCATGAGAGCGGATTTCCACGGCGTTTCCGGTAGCGGCGCCAGTGCGTCGCGGGCGATGGTGCCGTAATGAACGGCGCGGGCGATGGTGTCGCTGAGCGCACCATATTTGGTGATCAGACCCAGCGCCTTTTCCAGGTTCTCGTCACTGTTGTTTCCGGCCTCGATGGCGTTGCGCCAGAATGCGCGCTCTTTTTCGGTGCCACGGCGATAGGCGAGAATGACGGGAAGGGTGATCTTGCCTTCGCGAAAATCATCGCCGACATTCTTGCCAAGATCGGCGGCCTTGCCACCGTAATCCAGCGCGTCGTCCACCAACTGGAAGGCGAGGCCGAGATTGGTGCCATAGGACTTCAAGGCGTTGCGCTCGGCCTTGCCGGCATTGGCGACGATCGGGCCGACTTCGGCGGCGGCGGCGAAAAGCGCTGCCGTCTTGGCGCGGATGACGGAGAGATAATCGTCTTCGGTCGTCTCCATGTTCTTGGAGACTGAGAGTTGCAGCACCTCGCCCTCGGCGATGACGCAAGCTGCCGATGACAGCACATCGAGCGCCTCCAGCGAACCGACCTCGACCATCATGCGGAAGGCCTGGCCGAGCAGGAAGTCGCCGACGAGAACGCTTGCCTGATTGCCCCAGATCATGCGGGCCGTGGACTTGCCGCGGCGCAGATCGCTTTCATCCACCACGTCATCGTGCAACAATGTCGCCGTGTGCAGAAATTCGACCGATGTGGCGAGCTTGATGTGGTTGTCACCCTGATAGCCGTAGAGGGCGGCAGAGGAGATGGTCAGCATCGGCCGCAGGCGCTTGCCGCCGGAAGAGATTAGATGCTCGGCAACTTCCGGGATCATCTGCACATCGGAGCCGGC
It encodes the following:
- a CDS encoding polyprenyl synthetase family protein, with the protein product MGVVIPLEESKNKLASIKPLVDLTKADMERVNQLILSKAGSDVQMIPEVAEHLISSGGKRLRPMLTISSAALYGYQGDNHIKLATSVEFLHTATLLHDDVVDESDLRRGKSTARMIWGNQASVLVGDFLLGQAFRMMVEVGSLEALDVLSSAACVIAEGEVLQLSVSKNMETTEDDYLSVIRAKTAALFAAAAEVGPIVANAGKAERNALKSYGTNLGLAFQLVDDALDYGGKAADLGKNVGDDFREGKITLPVILAYRRGTEKERAFWRNAIEAGNNSDENLEKALGLITKYGALSDTIARAVHYGTIARDALAPLPETPWKSALMEVIDFCIERVN